One part of the Bdellovibrio bacteriovorus genome encodes these proteins:
- a CDS encoding tyrosine-type recombinase/integrase: protein MATAPRYQLNKNKYLLAPESERLRKILTDFQDKDPRNCLMIWTALRTGARAQEVLNIQRADLNPYDESIFIRGLKGSNDREIPVHSDLFSRLHRFAENQGGTSVFPISYNRLYQVWEMYRPVPKKFHALRHTFAIELYQKTKDLRLVQVALGHRNITNTMVYADYVYSQQELRKLIL, encoded by the coding sequence ATGGCCACGGCACCTCGGTATCAACTCAATAAGAACAAATATCTTCTCGCACCCGAATCAGAACGTTTGCGAAAAATCCTCACGGATTTTCAGGATAAGGATCCCCGTAATTGTTTGATGATTTGGACGGCTTTGCGAACCGGGGCCCGGGCTCAGGAAGTTTTAAACATTCAGCGGGCGGATTTGAATCCCTACGATGAAAGCATATTCATTAGAGGTCTAAAGGGGTCGAATGACCGCGAAATTCCAGTCCACTCGGACCTTTTCAGCCGCCTTCATCGCTTCGCCGAAAATCAGGGCGGAACGTCGGTTTTTCCTATTTCGTACAATCGGCTTTATCAGGTCTGGGAAATGTATCGCCCCGTACCAAAGAAGTTTCACGCTTTAAGGCACACGTTTGCGATTGAGCTGTATCAGAAAACGAAGGATTTGCGACTGGTCCAGGTGGCGTTGGGACATCGAAACATCACCAACACCATGGTTTATGCAGATTACGTATATTCTCAGCAAGAGCTACGTAAGTTGATTCTTTAA